In Armatimonadota bacterium, the following proteins share a genomic window:
- a CDS encoding VOC family protein, which translates to MILDVQDLDRSLEFYHGMLDLPIRGQDSSDGSRIAYLGTGATEILLVQQPQDGAESGRKPCVGLVIKFRVKNLPQVAQFLEKGRVPVLRDLEMAVWGERTMLIADPDGYAVLLSEPVGTVH; encoded by the coding sequence ATGATTTTGGACGTTCAGGACCTGGATCGGTCCCTCGAGTTCTATCACGGAATGCTCGACTTGCCGATCCGGGGACAAGATTCGTCGGATGGCAGTCGGATCGCCTACCTTGGCACGGGTGCGACCGAGATTCTCCTGGTGCAGCAGCCTCAAGACGGAGCCGAGTCGGGGCGAAAGCCTTGTGTGGGCTTGGTCATCAAGTTCCGCGTCAAGAACCTGCCGCAAGTCGCCCAGTTCCTGGAAAAGGGCCGGGTGCCCGTCTTGCGCGACCTCGAAATGGCGGTTTGGGGCGAGCGCACCATGCTCATCGCCGATCCAGACGGCTACGCGGTGCTGCTCTCGGAGCCGGTTGGAACCGTACATTGA